The following are from one region of the Gadus chalcogrammus isolate NIFS_2021 chromosome 19, NIFS_Gcha_1.0, whole genome shotgun sequence genome:
- the LOC130372140 gene encoding leucine-rich repeat transmembrane neuronal protein 4-like yields MGPWLPDERLAHLPFPLLLLLLQAPLLLCFGERTCPNSCRCEGKIVHCDSAGFLDVPENITVGCQGLSLRYNELHTLLPYQFAHLNQLLWIYLDHNHISALDSRAFQGVRRLKELILSSNRITSLHNATFHGIPNLRSLDLSYNKLEVLQPGQFHGMRKLQNLHLRSNGLTNIPIRAFLECRSLEFLDLSYNRIKALTRTTFLGLQRLMELHLEHNQFSRINFFLFPRLANLRSLYLQWNRIRVVNQGLPWTWYTLQKLDLSGNEIQTLDPAVFHCLPNLQILNLESNKLSNVSQEAVSAWISLTAISLAGNMWDCGAGICPLVAWLRNFRGNKDTTMICSSPKTLQGEKIMEATRSHGICEESDYYQTETPSPTLELLSETVSDAMFALTSASTPLHTTTVAAPVTQPPSRPEPVPYPVPYPIFPGHVSKGPRERLLPRGRPTPPIRLATPPPPPPPPPHPPETHMTLHKVVVGSVAMFFTLSLVMTIIYVLWRRYPEAPRQLLHQQRSMVTRKHRKKSPEPEQNLSSQLQEYYMSYNPAATPEALEVMGNGSGSCTCTISGSRECENEYTCPRPLPGSWMGDVPSLIH; encoded by the coding sequence GTCCCTGGCTGCCTGATGAGCGGTTGGCacacctccccttccccctgctcctcctcctcctgcaagcCCCCCTGCTGCTGTGCTTCGGGGAGCGCACCTGTCCCAACAGCTGTCGCTGCGAGGGGAAGATAGTCCACTGCGACTCGGCCGGCTTCCTGGACGTGCCGGAGAACATCACCGTGGGCTGCCAGGGCCTCTCCCTGCGCTACAACGAGCTGCACACCCTGCTGCCCTACCAGTTCGCCCACCTCAACCAGCTCCTCTGGATCTACCTGGACCACAACCACATCTCCGCCCTGGACAGCCGCGCCTTCCAGGGGGTGCGGCGTCTCAAAGAGCTCATCCTGAGCTCCAACCGGATAACCTCGCTGCACAACGCCACCTTCCACGGGATCCCCAACCTGCGCAGCCTGGACCTGTCCTACAACAAGCTGGAGGTGCTGCAGCCGGGGCAGTTCCACGGCATGCGGAAGCTGCAGAACCTCCACCTGCGCTCCAACGGCCTCACCAACATCCCCATCCGGGCCTTCCTGGAGTGCCGGAGTCTGGAGTTTCTGGATCTGAGCTACAACCGCATCAAGGCGCTGACGCGGACCACCTTCCTGGGACTGCAGAGGCTGATGGAGCTACATCTGGAGCACAACCAGTTCTCCCGGATCaacttcttcctcttccctcgGCTGGCCAACCTGCGATCGCTCTACCTGCAGTGGAACCGCATCCGGGTGGTGAACCAGGGCCTCCCGTGGACCTGGTACACCCTGCAGAAGCTGGACCTCTCCGGTAACGAGATCCAGACCCTGGATCCGGCCGTGTTCCACTGCCTGCCCAACCTGCAGATCCTCAACCTTGAATCCAACAAGCTGTCCAATGTGTCCCAGGAGGCAGTCTCGGCATGGATCTCGCTGACGGCCATCAGCTTGGCGGGGAACATGTGGGACTGCGGGGCTGGCatctgccccctggtggcctggCTGAGGAACTTCAGGGGGAACAAGGACACCACGATGATATGCAGCAGTCCGAAGACCCTGCAGGGAGAGAAGATCATGGAGGCCACGCGCAGCCACGGCATCTGCGAGGAGAGCGACTACTACCAAACGGAGACGCCGTCCCCCACGCTGGAGCTCCTGTCGGAGACCGTCTCCGACGCCATGTTCGCCCTGACCAGCGCCTCCACGCCACTGCACACCACCACGGTCGCCGCGCCCGTAACCCAACCCCCATCTAGACCGGAGCCCGTCCCCTACCCCGTCCCCTACCCCATCTTTCCCGGTCACGTGAGCAAGGGTCCTCGAGAACGCCTCCTGCCCCGCGGACGCCCCACTCCCCCCATCCGGCTCGCCACGcctccgcccccgccgccgccgccgccgcacccCCCGGAGACGCACATGACTCTGCACAAGGTGGTGGTGGGCAGCGTGGCCATGTTCTTCACCCTGTCACTCGTGATGACCATCATCTACGTGCTGTGGCGCCGCTACCCGGAGGCGCCGCGCCAGCTGCTGCACCAGCAGCGCTCCATGGTGACGCGCAAGCACCGCAAGAAGAGCCCCGAGCCGGAGCAGAACCTCAGCTCCCAGCTGCAGGAGTACTACATGAGCTACAACCCGGCCGCCACGCCCGAGGCGTTGGAGGTGATGGGCAACGGCTCCGGATCCTGCACTTGCACAATCTCTGGTTCCAGGGAGTGCGAG